GTTTGTGGAGTTGAACTGGAAATCGGTAGTGTGGAAATACATGAGATAGTTGAATGCCCTGTTTGCAGTTCAGAACTTGAAGTGGTTAGTTTAGAACCGGTGATCTTAGAAGAACTCCCTGAGGTGGAAGAAGACTGGGGA
The genomic region above belongs to Thermococcus sp. EP1 and contains:
- the lysW gene encoding lysine biosynthesis protein LysW; this encodes MIECPVCGVELEIGSVEIHEIVECPVCSSELEVVSLEPVILEELPEVEEDWGE